Proteins encoded in a region of the Gloeocapsa sp. PCC 73106 genome:
- a CDS encoding integrin alpha — MSFPAQFDLSTLNGTNGFTLNGVAAGDNSGFSVSSAGDINGDGLDDLIIGAFGADPNGGASGSSYVVFGKNTPFSSTLELSTLNGTNGFTLNGVAAGDRSGISVSNAGDINGDGIDDLIIGAYFADPNGSGSGSSYVVFGKNTPFSSTLELSTLDGSNGFTLNGVAAGDLSGRSVSSAGDINGDGLDDLIIGADLADPNGSYSGASYVVFGKNTPFSSTLNLSTLNGTNGFTLNGVAVDDRSGISVSSAGDINGDG, encoded by the coding sequence ATGAGCTTTCCAGCCCAATTTGACCTCTCTACTCTCAACGGTACCAACGGCTTTACCCTCAACGGGGTTGCTGCAGGTGACAATTCAGGCTTCTCAGTAAGTAGTGCGGGGGATATCAACGGCGATGGTCTCGATGACCTTATTATCGGCGCATTCGGTGCCGACCCCAATGGAGGTGCTTCAGGGTCGAGTTACGTGGTCTTTGGCAAGAATACTCCCTTTAGTTCCACCTTGGAGCTCTCTACTCTCAACGGTACCAACGGCTTTACCCTCAATGGGGTTGCAGCAGGTGACAGATCAGGCATCTCAGTAAGTAATGCAGGGGATATCAACGGCGATGGTATCGATGACCTGATTATCGGCGCATACTTTGCCGACCCCAATGGAAGTGGTTCAGGGTCGAGTTACGTGGTCTTTGGCAAGAATACTCCCTTTAGTTCTACATTGGAGCTCTCTACTCTCGACGGTAGCAACGGTTTTACCCTCAATGGCGTTGCCGCAGGTGACTTATCAGGCAGATCAGTAAGTAGTGCAGGGGATATCAACGGCGATGGTCTCGATGACCTGATTATCGGCGCAGACTTAGCCGACCCCAATGGAAGTTATTCAGGGGCGAGTTACGTGGTCTTTGGCAAGAATACTCCCTTTAGTTCTACCTTAAACCTCTCTACTCTCAACGGTACCAACGGCTTTACCCTCAATGGGGTTGCAGTAGATGACAGATCAGGCATCTCAGTAAGTAGTGCAGGGGATATCAACGGCGATGGT
- a CDS encoding type II toxin-antitoxin system mRNA interferase toxin, RelE/StbE family produces the protein MKVVWNNRFKRAFKKLIKKNHELQNKITTVLILLSEDPFTPSLKSHKLTGNLSELWSCSVSYDCRIIFTFSQDKNSEESLIILVDIGSHDEVY, from the coding sequence ATGAAAGTAGTCTGGAATAATCGTTTTAAACGAGCTTTTAAGAAACTGATTAAAAAAAATCATGAACTACAAAATAAAATAACTACTGTTTTAATTTTATTATCAGAAGATCCTTTTACTCCCTCCTTAAAGTCTCATAAACTAACAGGCAACTTAAGTGAATTATGGTCTTGTTCCGTTAGTTATGATTGCCGCATTATCTTTACCTTTTCTCAGGATAAAAACTCAGAAGAATCTCTAATTATTCTAGTTGATATTGGTTCACATGATGAGGTTTATTAA